A stretch of the Planctomycetota bacterium genome encodes the following:
- a CDS encoding GNAT family N-acetyltransferase, whose product MASIDITRIGTTTDTPADAGGFAPRPLPAALRFSAAERLVEDSGPSARSQARQIAASLAAPAAAPDLAWATVGPAGRTVREVAVAFLTPGRSAVLVASRPVSADDERIDERAACIRATCEHLAGLPGQPVGIVQSLPATEEIWAVQSLEAAGWQVVGELAYLRRPIVLPDFLEESGAAGAELPRGVELEPVRATDATDDELRRVLEGLERSYEDTMDCPGLCGLRSTADILASHAAIGDPALAIWRVVAAGGRPEGAMLLAGLADQRCYELVYVGVSPALRQRGLGSALLRRALGTLANRLGPAAARRWSLRCAVDVANLPATRLYQRLGFRAFDYRVACVMPLEARGAD is encoded by the coding sequence GTGGCAAGCATCGACATCACGCGCATCGGCACCACCACGGATACGCCCGCGGACGCCGGTGGTTTCGCGCCACGACCGCTGCCGGCCGCTCTCCGCTTCTCCGCTGCCGAGCGGCTGGTCGAGGACTCGGGCCCGTCGGCTCGATCCCAGGCGCGGCAGATCGCCGCCTCGCTGGCCGCACCGGCGGCCGCACCCGATCTCGCCTGGGCGACCGTGGGGCCCGCCGGCCGGACCGTCCGCGAGGTCGCCGTGGCCTTCCTGACGCCCGGCCGCAGCGCCGTGCTGGTCGCCAGCCGCCCGGTGTCGGCGGACGACGAGCGGATCGACGAGCGTGCGGCCTGCATTCGGGCGACCTGCGAGCACCTGGCGGGGCTGCCGGGCCAGCCCGTGGGCATCGTGCAGTCGCTCCCGGCGACCGAGGAAATCTGGGCGGTGCAGTCCCTGGAAGCCGCCGGCTGGCAGGTCGTGGGCGAGCTTGCCTACCTCCGCCGGCCCATCGTGCTGCCCGACTTCCTGGAGGAATCTGGCGCCGCGGGTGCCGAGCTGCCCCGGGGCGTCGAATTGGAGCCCGTCCGCGCGACCGACGCCACGGACGACGAGCTGCGTCGGGTCCTGGAGGGCCTGGAGCGCAGCTACGAGGACACGATGGACTGCCCGGGGCTGTGCGGGCTGCGGAGCACCGCCGACATCCTGGCGTCGCACGCCGCGATCGGCGATCCGGCGCTGGCGATCTGGCGGGTCGTTGCCGCCGGGGGCCGGCCCGAGGGGGCGATGCTGCTCGCCGGCCTCGCCGACCAGCGGTGCTACGAGCTCGTGTACGTGGGCGTGTCGCCCGCGCTGCGGCAGCGGGGCCTGGGGTCGGCGCTGCTGCGGCGGGCGCTGGGCACGCTGGCCAATAGGCTCGGCCCGGCGGCGGCCCGGCGGTGGTCGCTCCGCTGCGCGGTGGACGTCGCGAATCTGCCGGCGACGCGGCTGTACCAGCGGCTCGGCTTCCGCGCCTTCGACTACCGCGTTGCCTGCGTGATGCCGCTCGAGGCGCGCGGTGCGGATTGA
- a CDS encoding bL27 family ribosomal protein: MAHKKGQGSSKNGRDSNPQYRGVKLYGGEVAQPGNIIVRQCGTKHKPGFGVRRGNDDTLFAVQAGRVVFQGRRVHVDPFDHDAPRPRWLAAYHAEHYKNN; encoded by the coding sequence ATGGCACACAAGAAGGGCCAGGGTTCGTCGAAGAACGGCCGCGACAGCAACCCGCAGTACCGTGGCGTGAAGCTCTACGGCGGCGAGGTCGCCCAGCCGGGCAACATCATCGTGCGGCAGTGCGGCACGAAGCACAAGCCGGGCTTCGGCGTCCGCCGGGGCAATGACGACACCCTCTTCGCCGTGCAGGCCGGCCGCGTGGTCTTCCAGGGCCGCCGGGTGCACGTCGACCCCTTCGACCACGACGCCCCGCGCCCCCGCTGGCTCGCGGCATACCACGCCGAGCACTACAAGAACAACTAG
- the kdsA gene encoding 3-deoxy-8-phosphooctulonate synthase: protein MRQRTCTVGGPMGEVSIGQGHPLAIIGGPCTLESLALGLEVGQTLAAACAESGLPFIFKASFDKANRSSIASSRGPGMSDGLEWLARIRDGLRCPVTTDIHLPGQAPPVAEVAGLIQIPAFLCRQTDLLVAAGEAAAARDGAVNVKKGQFLSPREMLGPLRKLHEAGCGNAMLTERGTFFGYHRLVTDFIGLGDLMELDCSGFSEDGPPPVCFDATHSTQLPGSGEQTGGRPERAPMLARAAVAAGVHALFLEAHPNPAKAASDAATQLPLDVAVAVVREIARLRELLTSWG, encoded by the coding sequence ATGCGGCAACGAACGTGCACGGTCGGCGGGCCCATGGGGGAAGTCAGCATCGGTCAGGGCCATCCGCTGGCCATCATCGGCGGCCCCTGCACCCTCGAATCGCTCGCACTGGGTCTCGAGGTGGGGCAGACGCTGGCGGCGGCCTGCGCCGAGAGCGGCCTGCCGTTCATCTTCAAGGCCAGCTTCGACAAGGCCAACCGCAGCAGCATCGCCTCGTCGCGCGGCCCGGGCATGAGCGATGGGCTGGAGTGGCTCGCCCGCATCCGCGACGGCCTGCGTTGCCCGGTGACCACCGACATCCACCTGCCGGGCCAGGCCCCGCCCGTGGCGGAAGTCGCGGGCCTGATCCAGATCCCCGCGTTCTTGTGCCGCCAGACCGATTTGCTCGTCGCGGCGGGCGAGGCCGCGGCGGCACGCGACGGCGCCGTCAACGTCAAGAAGGGCCAGTTCCTCAGCCCGCGGGAGATGCTCGGCCCGCTCCGCAAGCTGCACGAGGCCGGCTGCGGCAACGCGATGCTCACCGAGCGGGGCACCTTCTTCGGCTACCACAGGCTGGTGACCGACTTTATCGGATTGGGCGACCTCATGGAGCTCGATTGCTCGGGCTTCAGCGAGGACGGTCCGCCGCCCGTGTGCTTCGACGCCACCCACAGCACCCAGCTGCCCGGCTCGGGCGAGCAGACTGGCGGCCGCCCGGAGCGGGCGCCCATGCTGGCTAGGGCCGCGGTCGCCGCCGGCGTGCACGCGCTGTTCCTGGAGGCGCACCCCAACCCCGCCAAGGCCGCCAGCGACGCGGCCACGCAGTTGCCTCTCGACGTCGCCGTCGCGGTGGTGCGGGAGATTGCGCGATTGCGGGAGTTGCTGACGAGCTGGGGCTAG
- a CDS encoding ABC transporter ATP-binding protein: protein MLLLDGVHKSFGPARARVAALDGLDLHVRRGEILGLLGPNGAGKTTTIGIAVGLLHPDRGRVTLGEAGTPADAAIRRTVGIAPQEIALYDAMTARENLEFFGRLHGLRRSDARHRANTLLERVGLDGRADTGVGGFSGGMKRRLNLAAALVASPKLVLLDEPTAGVDPQSRNAIFEIIAELRDEGVTVLFSTHYMEEASRLCDRVAIIDNGRILALGTVDELVAEHGGPSVVVVQHAGEARERRVETTTPLDEVARVLTLQPAGGEELGDPSAGATPGRVEALRIEPPDLESVFLALTGRGHRD, encoded by the coding sequence ATGCTCCTGCTCGACGGTGTGCACAAGAGCTTCGGTCCGGCCCGGGCCCGCGTGGCGGCGCTCGATGGCCTGGATCTGCACGTGCGGCGGGGCGAGATTCTGGGCCTGCTGGGCCCAAATGGAGCCGGCAAGACCACGACCATCGGCATCGCCGTCGGCCTGCTGCACCCCGATCGCGGCCGCGTCACACTGGGCGAGGCGGGCACGCCGGCGGACGCGGCGATCCGCCGGACGGTCGGCATCGCTCCCCAGGAGATCGCCCTCTACGACGCGATGACCGCCCGCGAGAACCTGGAGTTCTTCGGCCGCCTGCACGGGCTGCGGCGCAGCGACGCACGGCACCGGGCCAACACGCTACTGGAGCGGGTCGGGCTCGACGGCCGCGCCGACACGGGCGTCGGCGGCTTTTCCGGCGGCATGAAGCGGCGGCTGAACCTCGCGGCCGCGCTCGTCGCGTCGCCGAAGCTGGTCCTGCTGGACGAACCCACCGCCGGCGTCGATCCGCAGTCCCGCAACGCCATCTTCGAGATCATCGCCGAGCTCCGCGACGAGGGCGTCACCGTGCTCTTCAGCACGCACTACATGGAAGAAGCCAGCCGGTTGTGCGATCGCGTGGCGATCATCGACAACGGCCGCATCCTCGCCCTCGGCACCGTCGACGAACTGGTAGCCGAGCACGGCGGACCGAGCGTGGTCGTCGTGCAGCACGCCGGCGAGGCCCGCGAGCGCCGCGTGGAGACCACGACCCCTCTGGACGAGGTCGCCCGCGTGCTCACCCTTCAGCCCGCCGGGGGCGAGGAACTGGGCGACCCATCGGCCGGCGCGACGCCGGGCCGCGTGGAGGCCCTCCGCATCGAGCCACCCGATCTCGAGTCGGTCTTCCTGGCCCTGACCGGGCGGGGGCACCGAGATTGA
- a CDS encoding ABC transporter permease translates to MSDRTHAGRLGVLAALVAKDLRLLSRDRIALFFALVFPLLFGVLFGAVFSGTSDAEGPPRIAVVLVDLDQTEDSAALIGLLRQRERIEFHDAETAEHAHELVNDGAADAYVLIAPGFGERARMPFAGEPMRVEVGSGPTGRPARGILGGVVTEAAFRLLGENLADPERASGMIESGRRQIEAAEGMDAGQKLAFRALMNAADAAVRSQGGGETDADGGIAFQPVEIAQNEIIGGKGDGEISAFAISFPQAVLWGVMGCTAGFGLSLVSERTRGTMTRLRVAPIGRWHIVLGKAVACLMATIAVSVALLVVAAVVFGVRPHAPATLAIAVVSVALCFVGVMMLLAALGTSEASGSALSWGVLLTMAMIGGGAIPLTFMPGWLREIGHVSPVKWGILAIEGGLWRDFSPAAMALPIGMLLGIGALCFAAGAAIFARREAH, encoded by the coding sequence TTGAGCGACCGCACCCACGCAGGCCGCCTGGGCGTGCTCGCCGCGCTGGTCGCCAAGGACCTGCGGCTGCTGTCGCGCGACCGCATCGCACTGTTCTTCGCGCTCGTGTTCCCGCTGCTCTTCGGCGTGCTCTTCGGTGCGGTGTTTAGCGGCACCAGCGACGCCGAGGGTCCGCCACGCATCGCCGTCGTGCTGGTCGACCTGGACCAGACGGAGGACTCGGCGGCGCTGATCGGCCTTCTGCGGCAGCGCGAGCGGATCGAGTTCCACGACGCCGAGACGGCCGAGCACGCCCACGAACTCGTCAACGATGGCGCCGCCGACGCCTACGTGCTAATCGCGCCGGGCTTCGGCGAGCGGGCCCGGATGCCCTTCGCGGGCGAGCCCATGCGCGTCGAGGTCGGCTCGGGGCCGACCGGTCGACCGGCGCGGGGCATCCTGGGCGGCGTGGTGACCGAGGCCGCCTTCCGATTGCTCGGCGAGAACCTGGCCGACCCCGAGCGTGCGAGCGGCATGATCGAGTCGGGCCGTCGGCAGATCGAGGCGGCCGAGGGCATGGACGCGGGCCAGAAGCTGGCGTTCCGCGCGCTCATGAACGCGGCCGACGCGGCGGTGCGCTCGCAGGGCGGCGGCGAGACCGACGCGGACGGCGGCATCGCGTTCCAGCCGGTCGAGATCGCGCAGAACGAGATCATCGGGGGCAAGGGCGACGGCGAGATCAGCGCCTTCGCGATCAGCTTCCCGCAGGCCGTGCTCTGGGGCGTGATGGGCTGCACCGCGGGCTTCGGGCTGTCGCTCGTCAGCGAGCGGACGCGGGGCACGATGACCCGCCTCCGCGTCGCGCCCATCGGCCGGTGGCACATCGTGCTGGGCAAGGCGGTCGCGTGCCTGATGGCGACCATCGCCGTCAGCGTGGCGCTGCTCGTGGTAGCGGCGGTGGTCTTCGGCGTGCGGCCGCACGCGCCGGCGACGCTCGCCATCGCCGTGGTGTCGGTCGCACTGTGCTTCGTGGGCGTGATGATGCTCCTGGCGGCGCTGGGCACGAGCGAGGCCAGCGGCAGCGCGCTGAGCTGGGGCGTGCTGCTCACCATGGCCATGATCGGGGGCGGCGCCATCCCGTTGACCTTCATGCCCGGCTGGCTCCGCGAGATCGGCCACGTCAGCCCGGTGAAGTGGGGCATCCTGGCCATCGAGGGTGGCCTGTGGCGGGACTTCTCACCGGCCGCCATGGCCCTGCCGATAGGCATGCTGCTGGGCATCGGGGCGCTGTGCTTCGCCGCGGGCGCCGCGATCTTCGCCCGCCGCGAGGCCCACTAG